The nucleotide sequence TGATTCTACTtctatgaccaaaaaaaaaaaaaaaaaaaaggttagaaagtaaaaaaattcataaattctTTCCAAAGGAATGTTAGTCATCAAAAGTAGACACATTTTATGTCTGTTTTCACAACAATCTtaacataataattttttttttttaaaaaggcagaaacGAAGCTGCCCCTTGTCAGACCCCAAAGATGCCCTCTTGGAGCGTGAAGTCATTCCTACTTGTCCAGCGCAGCCTGGCCCCCTCCATCAATACATCGCACCCTATCCTGCCATCCTAGCCCAACAGACAAAGTACATCCACACAACTCAACCTCCTGCATCCTTTGACCTGAGTGACACGCTCACTCTCTCACTGGCATGGATCCGAAAGAGGTGGCTCTGATGCCTGGTCATATCAGGCAACAGACCTGATTTCTACCTCCGGCCAGGCCTGAGATAATGCAAATTTGCTTCTTAGAGCACTAGCATTCTTTTTAGAAACCTGTCTGTTTCACCTTAGCACCAGTTATGTTTCTCTATTCAACAGCAGCTGCACTGATGGGCTGCCAAGAGGCCTGAGTGGGTAGAAGAGGTATTGTTTAGTTGGAAGGGAGTTTTCTGTCAATCTGGATTAAAACTAACAACCCCAAAACAGAGGGGGTATCAATTATATTGCAAAATAGTTCTCCTTGGGAAAAAGGATAGAAGCTTTAGATCTACTGGGTCTTTGCTTCAGTAATGGTTCAGCTTGGCTGACCCCGTGTGAGACAGTCTAACTAAGGCTATGAAAGACAattccccaaaaataaaatccaagagCTGTCCCTACCCTGCTCCTCCCTCAACCAAGTGCAGGCCCTGCGAAGAGAAAGAGAGGCACAGAAAACCATAGCTGGCTCCACAAGGAGCCAAAACCCAAGCATCGTTATCAGTTGTGGCATCATCAATGAGTGGTAACAGACACTGAGTCTTCTGGTAATTAATCAAAGCAGGCCATCCGAATCATTCATTCTTTTGTCTGGACACAGACATATGGTGGCCCCTGTGAGAGCACTAAGCATCTGTTTCCTTCATTATATGAATGTCCAATTAGTCACACAGGGTCTTCTCAGGCACGtagtttggtttatttattttctacatatatcccctcttttttgaatttcctttccatttatgtcaccacagagcactgaatagaatgctatacagtaggttcacattagttatctattttactgttgttgtggtttagttgctcagtcacgtctgactcttttgtgaccccatgggctgtagcccgccaggctcctctgtccatgggatttcccaggcaagaacactggagtgggttgccatttccttctccaagggatcttcccgacccagggattgaaaacatgtctcctgcactgcaggtagattctttgccacagTGTATGTATGttgatcccaatctcccaattaaaCAGTCTGGTTTCTTAGTAACAATTTATATGGTACGGGTTATGCTTGCTGGTATAAACCTCAAAAAGTGGATGAAAATAACACTCTAAGTACTGTTATATAAGGACAATGGGATTATGAGTAGCTTTGGTCTTTTAATCAATTACTTGGGTCGATTTTTCATTGTGATGTAGAGACATCAtttctaaagatattttaaaagatagaaaaataatcCACAGCTTTCAAAAGACTTACTCCTTCTCCAGGTCCAACAACCAGAGACTTCCATGTAGGGGCCACATCCTCAAGTCATAAAAAGGGCAATTTTACTACAAGGGAAAATAACTTTTCACTGCCAGTCCTCACCCTCCAGCTGAAGACAGACCATATCTTAGGAACTGCCTATAATAACCCTCAAACAGATAATAACCCTCAAACAGATAAGATTCTTCACCTGCATCATAGCTATTCACTCAGCAATAGGCACGTAATTTCCTTTCTCCCTAAATGGCTTACATACTCTGCTGAGGTTTGTTTCTGTAATACACACGGACactaaatttcagaaaataaaagctcCAGGTAAGAAGGAATTTCTCAGTTGTCCACTATTGTATCCCGAGCACGTAGAACAGTACTGGCACAGAGGAGGTGTTTAACAGTGTTAAGTGAGCTAATGAACAAACGTGATTTTCTATTCCTTTGGGTACagtgaataaacaaaaattaaacgtGTTTCTTGAAAAAGTTTCTTGATATCACAGAAGACCCTCCACCATTGGAAAAGTTTAAACACTTCTATTAGGCATAACGCAGAAAATATTTCTGCATTGCGGAGGAGGCTGAACCAAATGACCTCTAAAACCCCTCTAAACCCCCAGACCCTATAACTTTATGAACACCACTCCCTGAGAGGATCAGCTGCTTAAAGCCTGTTCCCAGGTAGGGTGAATTACCATGCTCTgattaaaataaagttaatagCTGCCCTGGGACTTGGATGCCAAAATACTAACTCATCCAAAATGTGGACACATCCCTAGGGAAGAAATGCTCTTGCTAATCACCAGTCACACTCTGGAAACAGCAGATGTGCCTCAGGGGCCTCTGAGAGCCAAATACAAAAACCATTCTTGGGAAAATGGCGCAGCTAGGGGTCGAgatcaaaatggaaataaacagaATCGCACCAGACTGAAGCTCCTGTCGCCCAGCCAACAACAAATCCACTTGAGACGTCTCAGtttagccttgaaattaaaatggTCATAACTGAATACAACCACttaagaagacagaaaatattaCCTCTGATATGTAAAGATTTTTGCTCAGTAAAATGTCGTATTTACCTAGGATATCAGATTAAGATGTTCAAGTCCAAGAATGTCAGCCTGAAGTTGAGGGCAACTTATTTTGACTGAACTTTTCTTCAGTCTGAATGAGAGAGGCAGTCTGTAGGGAAAGATGTGTTCATGGTTTCctaaacaactaaaaaaaaaaaaaaccacaaaactaATTCTAAAGGACTAACTAGGTACATTCTATCCACAATCAACTTTTAAgtaattcttttttctcaacaCACCCTTCCCTTCTTTAGTTCAAATCACAGACTAGATAAGGGAAAAGAAGGGAGCAGCGAATTCTACCATCAAGAACTCTGTATAGAGGCCTTGGGGCTGGGTTAGGAGAATCTTTTGCTTTCACTGGGGTTGTTCTGAAGACCTAAGTGCAAATACTACACTAAGACAGTAACCAAATGAACAAAGTAAAACCGTTCAACAATTCCTTGCAAGCTGCCTGAAAAGACTTTGTAACTTTGTAGTCAACTCCTGATCACCCCTACCACAACTTGATCCAAAAAAAGTCTTCTGTTTTCAAACTGTAAGTAATTTAATCTTAATTCTAGTGACAACAGGGAATGTGCAGAGAAAGCAGTCACCTCCTCTGTGCACATGTACTTTGTAAAGTCACCTCTGTTTTTGAATGAGCAAGGTCTTACACAAGAATTCTGAGGGATTAAGTTCACATCTGGTTGGCAGACCTGGTGTTGGATATGATTGCGGCCACACAACTGAGTCTTAAATCCACATACTGTTCCTATTTAGCTGACATATATGAACTAACTAATTTATAGAAAATGTGCGGCAAGTTATTTCTTCCACCTCCCTCTTGCCCCAAGAATGCACCAGCAATAGGTGCCACTGAAAGGCATCCTCCCCCTACACACACAGAATATTTGCATTCCTAGCCACTGTCCAATTACCTTGTTATTTTAGTTATCTGAATCACTGCTctggaaatgagagagagagagagagagagtgagtgagtgagtgtgtgtgtgtgtgtgtgttagggaagGGGGTAGGGTAGGCAGATGGGGCGGTAATTTAACCAGATGAACTTgacctctctggacctcaatttTCTCACCAGCAAAATAAAGGGATCAGCCCAGAGACTTTGCAAATTCCCTCAGTAACAACAATCTATGACCACTAATTATCAAGAGGAGGCCTGAATTCTGAAGAGTATGTCATTAAATATTAGAGTTTAAAATGCCTAGAAGACCCACAGTTACGCTTCAATATGACCACTGCACATGTTCCGACGGTGGAGAATGCCTGTGAAAACACCTCTGGCAGCTGAACCACCAAACCAGGTTAGAACCCGGAGAGGGACTCCGCTAAATGAAGAGGAAGGGGTGCAAAAAGAGAGGTATCTGGGGGAGGAGTTGCAAGAAGaaccggggtggggcggggcggggggggattCTGAGAGCACAGTCTTGCGTTTTGCACTTCTGGGTTTTCAGAGCTTCCAGGATCTCCCGGAGACTTGGGTCTATACCTACAAACCCTCTGCAGCCACCACCTGCAGCTCCACAGCAGTGAGCAGGCGAAGGGGAAAGGAACCGGCGGTGACGGAGCGGGAAGAGCCTCTCTGAGAGAGCCCACAAAGCCCATGGGACGAAAACGGACTTTGAAGAGCGACaaagaaagggggaaagagaaagaaaaaggactcCGCCTTCCCCACCCGGCTCTGCTCctttcagttgaaaaaaaaaggaaaaggccgCCGCCGCCCCTTCCCTTCGCCCTTCACCCGGGATGCCGAGCCCGGCTGAAGCCGCGCCCTTGAAGTCCCGCTGCCATCCAGGCCGGCTCCGGAGTCGCCCACTGAGCCCTGCACACCCGCCCCGCCCGCTAGCCCGCGGCCTGAgtatccccctccctccctccccggctccctcgCCCCAGTCTCGGGGCACCCGATTCTCCACGCACCCGCCATCCCTTCCTCTTCCCGCGCCCCCGCCTCCGGCCTTCCAACCGCAGAGCGCTTTAAGACTTCCACCCACCCGGACAAGGGGGCCCTTTGAAAACTTTGTGTGTGTATCTAGGGCTTTTGTCCACATCCTGGGCAGGGCCCGGTTACCGGCGTGGGTGCCGGAGGGTGTCCGGAATCTCTCAAGGCACTGGGGAAGCCACCACGGAAATCCCTCTCCTTTATTTTTGAGCCGGCTTCTGCCACCCTAAGACACGGCGCTTGGACTAACAATTCCCACGCCCTGGTCGCCCCTCGGCGCGGGGGAGCCGGGAGGAAAGCCCCGCACCCGGCGCCTTTCTCCACCGCCACGAGAGAAAAGGTGTGCGCGGGGAGAGGGAGGCAACCGAGAAACACCGTGGCCAAAACGAccctgttaaaaaataaaaaaacaaaacaggaaagggGTCCTTTTTCTCCCACATCCCCAGAACCGGGGCGATCCACTGTTGCATCACGTAGTAGCCGAGCCTCCCGGCTCCTCGCCCTCCCCTTCGCCCCAGACGCGCGCCCAAATTCATGCACACACCCAGAGCCACCGCCGCAGCCGtcccgcgcccccgccccggcccccgggGTCCCCGCCGATACCCTCCCGCCCAGCgggaaccccccacccccaccagcgcCGGAGGAGAGGCGGACGAGGAAAGCGAGGCCCCAGCACTCACAGATGGTCTCCCCACGGCCACGGCcatcgcggcggcggcggcggctctgGCTGCGCCCGGGTGCTCTCCGCCAACACTAGCGGCTGCTGCTCGGGCTCGGGCTCCGGCTCCGGCTCGCCACCCCCGCGCCTCCCTCGCGGCTGCGCTCTGCTTGCGCCCGGATCCCGCGCGCCACCAGCAGCATCTGCTGCCCCCACGCCGCCGCCCCTCCCGCTTTATTAGAGCAACATGGCCACCCGCCTGGAAGGGACCATTTGCTTCCCCAGGAAGGGGTGTGAGCTGGCGCGCCCTGGCTGAGGCGGTGGGAGGGAGGATGGAAGGCGGGTCTCCAGCCCGGGTCAGCCAGCCCCGGCCTCCGGGCTCGCCCTCCCCGAATGGAGCGATCGGCTCCGAAAGGACCCGCTCCGGTGCCACCGGGAGCGCCCCCCAAGCCTGTGCGCTGGCCGCCACCCCCCGTTCCACCACGTGCTAGAGTCCGAGTAAAAGCCTGGGCGCAGAGGTCCCAGCCCTGGGTCCCGCCACGCGCTTCCCCAAGCTGGTGGCTGGAGGGGCTGCGTAGAGGGAGACGGGCTCCTGGGGCGAGACAGGTCCACGCGGACAGCATCTCGCCGAGAGTTAGCCCCGGGCAAGCACGCTCCCCTCGGAGGAATCGGCTTGAAAGGGGAGCGGGTCACTAGGGAGAGCGGCGGGCGACCGAGGTGGGGTTGGGCAGGCCCCCGCGAGGGGAGAGTTGCCCCTCCACAATTCTTTTCTCCTAAGGGAGAGACTCAAAGGCAGGCAGCTGGAAGCTGTCACTGTCGCGTGCGGCCGGATAGGCGACCCCACCGGAGAGGAAGAGACCGGAGGAGTTGCAGCCGTGCACCGCTAACCACCGCCtgccagagaggaagaaaaggacgCCCCAGCCGGAGAACGAAAGCAGCTACTGACTGCCCTAGAGCGTGGGGGCCGAGGCCTCCCCCGGGTGTAACCGGAGAGCTGGACACAAGTGACAGCGCGGCCGGCCTTTTTTGGTCGCTGGAGACCCGACCCCACGACCCGGAGGCGGGCGCgcagggcggcggcggcgccagGCGGGTGACCCTGGAGCGGGTGCGACTCCGAGCGCGTGGGACTGGAGACTGCTTTGCGGTGGGGAATGGTTTTTCCCCGAGGTGTTGGGGCATTGCTGCGTGTCTGTGCCGCGGGAAGAACGACCGAGCCCCGCTGCACGCGGGGCGGCGCGGCGCCTCGGCCAGGGCTGGGCGGCGAGGTGTGTTTGGAGTGCTGGAGATGTGGGGTCGCGGTGGCGGGGGGGCCCTGACGACACGGTGATCGAGGATAGCGACCGGTCGGGGAGAGGGAAGCCGCTGGATCCCAGCGTGGGGAAGGTGTGGTGAGGCGATGAAGGGCTGTCTGTGATCAGCCCACGGTATTGCGCCCTTGGGGAAATCCTGGGCCTATTGAATTAGGTGAAAAGACAAACCGCCTCTTCAGACTGGGGCGCCTCAGAGTCTGAGCTGAGACTTCAACTACCCGGGTTTCTCGCGGCCTTGGGTCTGCCGCTCCAGCTGCCTCTGCCCACAACGGTGCAGGATTCAAACTCGCTGCGCCACCTTTGCCCAAGTGTTGAGTGGGCGTCCCGCTGCTGCGAGACAGACACTGGTTTGCCCCGGGAGGGGTCGAGGGGCTAGAGGCAACCCAGGGTGAAGTCCACCCGCAGGGTGCCGATGGGACAGCCGGGAATGAGGTGGTTCAAGTgattaagaacccgcctgccaattcaggagcccCTGTTCCATCCcggggtggagaagatcccctggagggagaaatagcaatccattccagttttcttgctggaaaatcccacggacagaggagcctggctggcgaGCGAAgtgggggttgcagagagttggacaggactgaacacacACTCAATGAAAGAAAGATGAGCAGCTCCTCAGTCTGTAGCCCAGACCCTCAGAGCACTAACCTCTTCATTTCTAACCAGTGTCTTCCCCTAGGCTTCAGATCTTTGGAAGACAAGACCACTGCTTTATGTCAAGCAGACGTGAGGCACCCTATGTACTGAGTTAGGATTACCAGGTACATGGGTGCTGTGCAAAGGGAGGGGGAATATATACTTGATCCACACTCTCTGTGGTATATGGACATTCGGTTCCTTCTCCTGAAGGAAGGATTTAAGAGCAACACTGCTCTGGACCAGAGGTCTCAGGTGAACccgatgaaaagatgctccaggaGCTGTCAACCCCATAAGGGCAGCTGCAAACCAGCTCTCCATTTTGTGTTATATTGACCAAACCAGACTGCAGGGTTttattaattgtttttaattttattgacttattttGTTTGCAAATGCTTATGTTGAAAGGGGCCaaaggtagctcagatggtaaggcgtctgctacaatgagggagacccgggtttgatccctgggttgggaagatcccctggagaaggaaatagcaacccactccagtattcttgcctggaaaatccctggacctaggagcctggtaggctacagtccatggggtcacaaagagtcggacacgactgagggacttcacctTCTTTCACCTATATTGAAAACAACTGATTATGTGAACTCCCTGACTTTGTTAGTAGGTTATTTTATGCTCCTCACTAAAGCTCAAAGTCGTTTATTCCAAAGTTTCATCTGTTTGAGGAAACTCTTTCAGGATAAAATCATCAGTTAACCGAGTTTCTGCCTGAATTTTTTCACTGATGAGGGCAGTGCCTTAAACTGCCCCCCTCCTTGTTTTTTTGGCAGGTAggcataaatatatttaataaatgtacaACTTAAGTCCTTTCAACCAAGGAATGCTGTTTCAGAATTTCATTTCTTATTATGAAGTTATTTATGTATCATTCTACAatcagactgggcttccctgatggctcagatggtaaagaatctgcctgcagtgcaggagacccaggtttgatccctgggttgagaagatctcctggagaagggaatggcaacccactctagtattcttgcctggagaattccacggacagaggagcctggtgggctatagtccatgcagttgcagagtcagacatgactgggcaaccaAGCATAACAACAACTACAACCTGACTACCTAGATCCAAAATACTGGCTTTACTGCTtgacagctgtgtgaccttgggcaaattacttaacattTCAgtgcttcaattttctcatctttaaaacctGTTTAGTGATCGTTCCTCCCTAGTAGAGTTGCTAAGGGCTTAGATTACCTTTCTAATTCTGCCCAGCACTGTGCTAGCAactaaaaaactattttttaataggATGCCTCTCTGACTCTTAACCCGTACACAGTCTGCTGAGAGACAGATGTTGAAGAACTCTAATAAATAGGTCAAATCCTAGAAAAGATATATCAATTATGGGATTTCAAAGCACAGTAGAAGGAGCCATTCACTCTGCCTGTCAGAACAGGAAAGGCTTCACCAAAGAGGTGGAGGGGAGAGGGCAAGGAAGACATTCCAAACAAGGGATGAGAATGAGCAAAGATTTAGTGGCTTCAGGAGTAATGATGCTGTGGCGAGGACAGGTGCTTTGGCATTTGCTAGTACGTAGGAGGGAGCCTGGTAGAGTGGGGAGCACCCAGCATTCTGTATTATCACTTACCAGCTTTGTCACATTGAGCATGTTAGCCtttcttcatctcattttttttcctattgcaaAATAAGGTAGTAACAGTGAGTCCTGATACAGGATATCCAGGCCCTGATATAGGATTCCTGCCCCCAAGAGAGCCTGAATGTAAAGGGCTTTCTTTCCCTTAGGTTCAGTTAGCTGAGTTTGGGCAATGGGGAGCAACAGCAAGACAGCAGAGGAGTCTGGTTACTTATTCCCCTAGGCTCCCTTGCTATGGGATGACTGCAAGCTGGCTACTTCTGAAGCTCACAGTGACTAGGTTTTTCTAGGGTAACCCAGGGTaacctggaggagggatggcaattcactccagtattcttgctattGTTCAAACTTTCTAGAAACTTTTGAGACTGAAAAACAGCATTGGTACCATTAGTAACTACACTAGGACAATAGGCAAAAACCAGGACTTATGGTCACCCTAGCTATTTTTATAAGACATTATTAATTGAAAGATGATCATACTAATACAGATCTTTTAATGGAGTATGAGTGTCTCAAGGCAAGAGTGCTTATTTGTGTTACATGAAGTCTGATATATTCAGTAAACATTGAGCTGTATTGGAATAGAGATGagactattccttctccaggggatcttcctgacccagggatcaaaccgtgtcccttacatctcctgcattggcagatggattccttaccactagcactacctgggaagcctgcacacATAAAGTCTGatacattcaataaatgttgaattgCATTGGAATAGAGATGAGGCTAGGGGTTACAAAAGACCGTTATTGCCATGCTAAGGATTTAGAAAAgatttcctgatgctgggaatgattgagggcaggaggagaaggggtgacaattggatggcatcatcaactcagtggacatgagtctgagcaaactccgggagacagtgaaggacagggaagcctggcgtgctgcagtccatggggtcacaataagtcagacacgactgaggggctgaACAACACCACAAATACAGACAGACGTAAATTAACAGTTACTCAGGACTGAAGTGGTAGAGAAGTCATAACTAAGTAATAACTAAGGggtatgggatttttttttttgaaatgatttttgaaatgataaaaatgttctaaaatctaTCATGGTGACATGTAAGGTTCCAGTTGTTCTGTTCTGTATCAGCAGTAAgtatattcagtttttaaatttttagtcaTTCTAGTCATTTTTCAGGGATACCTCAATgttcttttaatttgcatttctctggtgaaTGATGGTGCTGACAGTCTTTCCATTTGCttcttggacagtaaagaaactgctgacaatgtgggagaccatggtttaatccctgggttgggaagatcccctggagaagggcagggcaacccactctagtattcttgcctggaaaattccatggatggaggagcctggtgggttccagcccatggggtcgcaaagagtcatacatgactgagtgactaacacttttgctttcataCCTTCTTGGGTTATGTGGGGTTTTTTGCTGTTTCTTATTAAACtgagttactttattttttattcttatgcTTGCTGTATGTTTTACACATATTTCTAAgttttgtcatttcattttcttaatagagCAGAAGATTTTATTTGATGGAGTATaactggttttttttcttttatggattgtgctCTTGGTGTTTAAGAAATCTGtcaaatctttgtttttttctagaaGTCTGTAGTTTTTGtctttacatttaagtctatgcatggttttgagttaatttttgtatatggtgtgagatatggatgaaagtttattttctcacatatGCAATTTTTCCAGCTTCACATACTGGAAAGATTATCCCTTCTCCACTGAATTGCCTTTGTACCTTAGTCAAAAATTGACTAAGCATACGTATGCTTGTCTAGACTAATTTCTATTCTGTGTATTGGTCAATGTATCTGTCCTTCTGCCAACACCACGCTACCTTGGTTTCTGTAGGTTTCTAGTAAGTCTTGAGATGAGGAAATATGAACTCTCCAACTTTATTCTCTTTCTAAATCACTTTGGCTAATCTAAATTGTTTGCCTCTCTATATACCTTTTATAATCTTGTAAAGTCATACCAAAAAATCATGATGGGATTTATTtcagattgcattaaatctatagaatCACTTGGGAGAATTAACATCTTAACACTATCGaatctttcaatccatgaacatgatattTATTCCCCCTGcttgctttttttaatatttttatttcagaatataggtttttcatgtattttttgtttttttccccaacagtTTTATCAAAATACAATTCACATGCcatcttattgttgttcagtcgctaagtcatgtctgactctttgtggccacatagactgcagcacgccgggctcttctgtcttccaccatctcccagagtttgctcaaactcatgtccattgagtcagtgatgccatccaaccatctcatcttctgttgtccccttctcctcccgccttcaatctttctcagcatcagggtcttttccaatgagtcagttcttcccatcaggtggccagagtattggagcttcagctttggcatcagtccttccaatgaatattcaaggttgatttcctttgggattgactgatttggtctccttgctgtctaagggactctcaagagtcctctccagcaccacaacactcaggcttttttatggtccaactctcacatctgtacatgcaCATATCATACAATTTACTCATTTAAAGTAAACAAttcaatgttgtttttttttaatagattcacCAGTTCCAGTGTCACAATTTCCTCCCTTTGTTTTCCTTCAGTCCTAAGGGTGATAatgatttcttaattttattagtCTTTGGGTGCCTTGCCATCCCTTATTTGTTTGACTTCAGTGCGTCTCAAATTTTAGTACATGTGAATCACGTGGAGatcctgttaaaatgcagattctaataTCAGTAGGTCTGGTGTGGGACCTGATACTCTTTGGGTCTGTCagtctcccaggtgatgctgacgcCGCTGATTTAGTGATTATACTAGACGATGAAGTGTTTACAGTTCTACCCTTTATTTAagaggttttttgtttatttatttatttattttaatttttacaactgattatcaatttattaaaaagattGATTTAGGCATCGGCAATGGTGACTTCCACCTCGACTCCTGGCTCAATACTGATGGAAGTGATCTGCTTGACAATTTCAGAGGGGCTGTGCAGGTCAATGAGTCGCTTGTGGATCCTCATTTGGAATCGATCCCAAGTCTTAGAACCTTCACCACAAGGAGTTTTCCTTGTAGTTATTCTCAGAGTCTTGGTAGGCATCCGAACTGGTCCTTTCActttgagattcttttccttcGCGCCTCTGATCAAGTCAGCACACACCTTCTCCAGAGACTTCACGTTGCGGCTGGTGAGGGTGATCCTAATCCGGTGAATGGCCACCTCTGGCTCCACGGGAGTCTTGCCGGTGTCTTTAAAGGCCATGGCTGCGGCGCGGCTTCCTGACCGACTTGTTCCTCGGCGTGAGCGAACAGCGGTGAGTCAGGAACAAGAGCGGGCGGCACTGAGCTCCGCTGCAGCGGCGACCGCGTCTTCCTC is from Dama dama isolate Ldn47 chromosome 6, ASM3311817v1, whole genome shotgun sequence and encodes:
- the LOC133058782 gene encoding small ribosomal subunit protein uS10, producing MAFKDTGKTPVEPEVAIHRIRITLTSRNVKSLEKVCADLIRGAKEKNLKVKGPVRMPTKTLRITTRKTPCGEGSKTWDRFQMRIHKRLIDLHSPSEIVKQITSISIEPGVEVEVTIADA